The following proteins come from a genomic window of Populus alba chromosome 12, ASM523922v2, whole genome shotgun sequence:
- the LOC118029615 gene encoding uncharacterized protein → MSLVVPDSLMNLSSSLSSLKLSFCGLQGKLPSSMGKFKHLQYLDLGGNNITGPIPYDFDQLTELVSLDLSFNDYLSLEPISFDKLLRNLTKLRVLDLSWVDMSLVVPDSLMNLPSSLSSLILNSCGLQGIYPLENLVQLTDLDLSSNNLSGRIPSSLGNLVQLTDLDLSSNNLSGQIPSSLGNLVQLTDLDLSINNLSGQIPSSLRNLVQLTDLDLSSNNLSGQIPSSLGNLTHLTSLDLSSNNLNCEIPSSLGNLVQLTHLDLSSNSFSSQIPSSLGNLTQLISLNLSNLYSNKFRGQVPDFLGSLVNLSYLDLSNNQLVGTIPSFLFLLPSLDYIDLHNNNLIGNISELQHDSLRFLDLSNNHLHGTIPSSIFKQENLHVLILASNSKLTGEIPSSICKLRFLRVLDLSNNSLSGSMPLCLGNFSSMLSVLHLSMNNLQGSIPSTFSKDNSLEYLNLNGNELEGKIPPSIINCTMLEVLDLGNNKIEDIFPYFLEALPELQILVLKSNKLQGFVKGSTTYNSFSKLCIFDISNNNFSGPLPTGYFNTLEAMMVSDQNMIYMGASRGGLAYEREYNSISYVYSTEMTWKGVEIEFTKIQSTIRVLDLSNNNFTGGISKVIGKLRALQQLNLSHNSLTGHIQSSFGNLTNLESLDLSSNLLTGRIPTQLGGLTFLAILNLSHNQLEGRIPSGEQFNTFTASSFEGNLGLCGFQVLKRCYGDEAPALPPSSFDEGDDSTLFGEGFGWKAVTMGYGCGFVFGVATGYVVFRTKKPSWFLRMVEDKWNLKTRKTKKNAGRYGARRN, encoded by the coding sequence ATGTCACTAGTTGTTCCCGATTCCTTGATGAATCTGTCCTCTTCTCTGTCATCACTGAAACTCAGTTTCTGTGGATTGCAGGGTAAACTCCCATCCTCAATGGGGAAATTTAAGCACCTGCAGTACTTGGATCTTGGAGGGAACAATATTACTGGTCCAATTCCATATGATTTTGATcaactcactgagttggttTCACTTGATCTCTCTTTCAATGACTATCTGAGTCTAGAAccaatttcttttgacaagcTTCTTCGAAACCTAACCAAGCTTAGAGTACTCGATTTGAGTTGGGTAGACATGTCACTAGTTGTTCCCGATTCCTTGATGAATCTGCCTTCTTCTTTGTCATCGCTCATACTCAATTCCTGTGGATTGCAAGGAATCTATCCACTTGAAAACCTTGTACAGCTCACCGATTTAGACCTCTCAAGTAACAATTTGAGCGGTCGgatcccatcatcacttggaAACCTTGTACAGCTCACCGATTTAGACCTCTCAAGTAACAATTTGAGCGGtcagatcccatcatcacttggaAACCTTGTACAGCTCACCGATTTAGATCTCTCAATTAACAATTTGAGCGGtcagatcccatcatcacttAGAAACCTTGTACAACTCACCGATTTAGACCTCTCAAGTAACAATTTGAGCGGtcagatcccatcatcacttggtAATCTCACACATCTCACCTCTTTAGACCTCTCATCTAACAATTTGAACTGTGagatcccatcatcacttggaAACCTTGTACAGCTCACCCATTTAGACCTCTCAAGTAACAGTTTTAGCAGTCAAatcccatcatcacttggtAATCTCACACAGCTCATCTCTTTAAACCTCTCAAATCTCTATTCCAATAAATTTAGGGGTCAAGTTCCAGATTTTTTAGGTAGCCTAGTCAATCTTTCATATTTAGATTTATCCAATAATCAACTAGTAGGCACAATACCatcctttttgtttcttcttccttctttagATTATATTGATCTCCATAACAATAATCTCATAGGTAATATAAGTGAGCTCCAACACGATTCATTGAGATTCCTTGATTTGAGCAATAACCACTTGCATGGTACAATCCCAAGTTCgattttcaaacaagagaaCTTGCACGTCCTTATTCTTGCGTCCAATAGTAAATTGACAGGTGAGATTCCTTCTTCTATTTGCAAGCTGAGATTCCTTCGCGTCCTGGACTTGTCCAACAACAGCTTGAGTGGTTCTATGCCATTATGTTTGGGGAACTTCAGCAGCATGCTCTCAGTATTGCATCTCAGCATGAACAATCTTCAAGGCTCTATCCCTTCAACATTTTCAAAGGATAATAGCTTGGAATATCTCAACCTCAATGGAAATGAATTGGAAGGGAAAATACCACCGTCCATCATCAACTGCACAATGTTGGaagttcttgatcttggcaacaATAAGATTGAGGATATATTTCCTTATTTTCTAGAAGCGCTTCCAGAGCTGCAAATTCTTGTCCTAAAATCCAATAAACTCCAAGGTTTTGTGAAAGGTTCAACTACATACAATTCCTTCtctaaattatgtatttttgacATCTCTAACAATAATTTTAGTGGGCCATTGCCAACTGGGTATTTCAATACGCTTGAAGCAATGATGGTCTCAGATCAAAACATGATTTACATGGGTGCATCAAGAGGTGGATTAGCATACGAAAGAGAGTACAATTCCATAAGTTATGTCTATTCCACAGAGATGACATGGAAAGGTGTAGAAATTGAGTTTACAAAGATTCAAAGTACTATCAGAGTActtgatttgtcaaataacaatttcacCGGAGGGATTTCAAAAGTGATAGGAAAGCTTAGAGCACTCCAACAGCTCAACCTTTCTCATAATTCCCTTACAGGTCATATCCAATCATCATTCGGAAATTTGACCAATTTGGAATCATTAGATCTATCTTCAAATTTGCTTACCGGAAGGATTCCAACGCAGCTGGGGGGTCTAACATTTCTTGCAATCCTAAACCTTTCACATAACCAACTCGAGGGGCGTATACCAAGTGGAGAGCAGTTCAACACCTTTACTGCAAGCTCATTTGAAGGAAACTTGGGTTTATGTGGATTTCAAGTACTAAAAAGATGTTACGGTGATGAGGCACCAGCATTACCGCCATCAAGCTTTGATGAAGGAGATGATTCAACATTGTTTGGAGAAGgatttggatggaaagctgtGACAATGGGGTATGGATGCGGGTTTGTGTTTGGAGTTGCAACGGGATACGTTGTGTTTAGAACAAAAAAGCCTTCATGGTTTCTTAGGATGGTTGAAGATAAATGGAATCTCAAGaccagaaaaacaaagaagaatgctGGCAGATATGGTGCTAGAAGAAACTAA